One bacterium DNA segment encodes these proteins:
- a CDS encoding cupin domain-containing protein, translating into MKAISTKTAEHYQWGDHCDGYHLVKSDKLSVIEEIVPAGASEKNHYHDQATQFFYILNGTGTLKINDDIVQLSAGEGIVIEPGTPHQFRNDSDRDVRFLVVSTPKSHGDRHEVSS; encoded by the coding sequence ATGAAAGCTATTTCCACTAAAACAGCCGAACATTATCAATGGGGCGATCATTGCGATGGTTATCATTTGGTCAAGTCGGACAAATTATCGGTAATCGAAGAAATCGTTCCGGCCGGCGCATCTGAAAAGAACCATTATCACGATCAGGCAACGCAGTTTTTTTATATTTTAAACGGAACCGGGACTCTGAAAATCAATGACGACATTGTCCAACTGAGTGCAGGGGAAGGCATTGTGATTGAACCCGGTACACCGCATCAATTTAGAAATGACTCCGATCGGGATGTTCGTTTTCTGGTTGTTTCGACTCCGAAAAGCCATGGGGACCGGCATGAAGTATCGTCGTAA
- a CDS encoding class I SAM-dependent methyltransferase, with product MKKIRKLELLLKHLFSVVNEGVNVIHERQFEKELLDRYGIKQLPTIDLFELFPDFEEGLSTYSFLEGTSLVTDIMLLKKIAKNYERCEYLEIGSWRGESIVNVAECADHCTSITLSPDEMRLKNIPAAFIDLHGVFSKGVKNVTEILHDSFTFDFLSLGKKFDLIFIDGDHTYEGVLNDTKKTFGLRRDITSVIVWHDYGFTTETVRHSVLKGILDGIPQEKHKHLYHVSNTMSAVYIENKSFACTQTQFPSAPNKKFSVKVKAYPI from the coding sequence ATGAAAAAAATCCGGAAATTGGAACTGCTTTTAAAACATCTTTTTTCAGTTGTTAATGAAGGCGTTAATGTAATCCATGAGCGTCAATTTGAGAAAGAACTACTCGATCGCTATGGTATTAAGCAATTGCCAACCATCGATCTGTTTGAACTCTTTCCGGATTTTGAAGAAGGACTGTCGACGTATAGTTTCCTTGAAGGAACCTCGCTAGTGACGGATATCATGCTGTTAAAAAAAATTGCAAAAAATTATGAAAGATGTGAATACCTTGAAATCGGTTCATGGCGTGGCGAAAGTATTGTCAATGTGGCCGAATGTGCGGATCATTGCACGTCGATCACATTATCGCCTGACGAAATGCGTCTTAAAAACATACCTGCGGCATTCATTGATTTGCATGGTGTTTTTTCAAAGGGCGTCAAAAATGTAACCGAAATACTGCACGATTCGTTCACTTTCGATTTTCTTTCACTTGGAAAGAAATTTGACCTGATTTTTATCGACGGAGATCATACATACGAAGGCGTGTTGAATGACACGAAAAAGACGTTTGGATTACGGCGGGATATCACATCGGTTATCGTCTGGCATGATTACGGGTTTACGACTGAAACAGTCCGGCATTCCGTATTAAAAGGAATTTTAGATGGGATCCCTCAGGAGAAGCACAAACATTTATACCATGTTTCCAATACAATGAGTGCCGTGTATATCGAAAACAAAAGTTTTGCTTGTACTCAAACTCAATTTCCATCGGCTCCAAACAAGAAATTCTCGGTAAAAGTAAAAGCCTACCCGATATAA
- a CDS encoding DinB family protein, with the protein AQSQKDEIPTLKSILLEQLKTTHDQKDWFVPLNIALEGLTPDQANWTDGKGNHSVAQLATHLIFWNERSLKRFNNASVPDFTGMNDETFTAVTKETWPATIAKADSVLKAWEKIVETSDDAKLQKWYSTIAHIGAHNAYHIGQIIYIRKQQGSWDANKGVK; encoded by the coding sequence GCTCAATCACAAAAAGACGAAATTCCGACTCTAAAATCCATTCTGCTTGAACAACTCAAAACCACGCATGACCAAAAAGATTGGTTTGTGCCGCTAAATATCGCTTTGGAAGGATTGACGCCGGATCAGGCCAATTGGACGGATGGCAAAGGCAATCATTCCGTCGCTCAATTGGCGACGCATTTGATTTTCTGGAATGAACGGTCGCTGAAAAGATTTAATAATGCTTCAGTGCCGGATTTTACAGGAATGAACGATGAAACATTCACAGCCGTGACCAAAGAAACATGGCCGGCAACCATTGCTAAAGCCGATAGTGTTTTAAAAGCATGGGAAAAGATTGTAGAAACATCCGATGACGCGAAATTACAAAAATGGTACAGCACTATTGCCCATATCGGCGCTCACAACGCTTATCACATCGGCCAGATTATTTATATTCGTAAACAACAAGGTTCGTGGGACGCGAATAAGGGTGTGAAGTAG